From one Solanum stenotomum isolate F172 chromosome 12, ASM1918654v1, whole genome shotgun sequence genomic stretch:
- the LOC125849557 gene encoding glutaredoxin-C3-like, which produces MQINPAGRLTKIGNRRFGQYYNLSSKSGFRFSSSKTVISPKFPLLICNRLVKIGSINLRVYVETLKPVFLSFLSKTQQFFERSTVRVIEREKMEVNGCFKRNLLLMLTVFGVMAIVKGPTEALASSSPSAFVQNVIYSNKIAIFSKSYCPYCKRAKGIFNELQEQPFVVELDLRDDGARIQDVLLDLVGRSTVPQVFVNGKHIGGSDDLRNAVESGRLQSLLKKE; this is translated from the exons ATGCAGATCAACCCGGCGGGTCGTTTAACCAAAATAGGAAACCGTCGCTTTGGACAATATTACAATCTTTCTTCTAAATCCGGTTTCCGGTTCTCCTCTTCCAAAACAGTGATCTCTCCAAAATTTCCGCTGTTAATTTGTAATCGTCTAGTGAAAATTGGCAGTATCAATCTTCGGGTTTATGTCGAGACATTAAAACCCGTGTTCCTCTCGTTTTTGTCCAAAACTCAACAGTTTTTTGAGCGATCCACTGTTCGTGTAATAGAAAGGGAGAAAATGGAGGTCAATGGTTGTTTCAAGCGTAATCTTCTTCTGATGCTTACTGTATTTGGAGTAATGGCGATAGTGAAAGGTCCAACTGAAGCCCTAGCTTCTAGTTCTCCTTCTGCTTTTGTCCAAAATGTCATCTACTCTAACAAGATCGCCATCTTTTCCAAATCCTATTGTCC GTACTGCAAGCGTGCCAAAGGCATCTttaatgaacttcaagaacaaccATTTGTGGTGGAGCTTGATCTTAGAG ATGATGGCGCTCGTATACAAGATGTCCTTCTAGATCTGGTGGGTCGCAGCACAGTCCCTCAAGTGTTTGTGAATGGGAAGCATATTGGTGGTTCAGATG ATCTCCGAAATGCTGTTGAGAGTGGGCGTTTGCAAAGTCTTCTTAAGAAAGAGTAA
- the LOC125849534 gene encoding probable methyltransferase PMT27, which produces MPTTRARLGRRPSSSSYSSTITTIVFVSLCVLGVWLLTSTSVVPPKSTTRTSTTDSTPSTTSSFTSTIMNAHKTISNTVKPTPVFKDSQGDLPDDALKTGDTNRLQDTSEIDKLQTDVSSDITKDSGGGGDALNVNVDQSLQGNENVKPKEEKKNVNPVVAENAQGLHGTESVDEQEKQKQLETQTSEESSITHKQEAEQITAATGKTTTGKEKAEEDVSLDSGNDAHGVATDNTKNILSDHEQQKRLEQHQQQEDDQMQQKQKQPEEHTQGVTSKDQIKHDEAPLVKDIKIQNDHKAPVNLTNNTPVLKNENHKTEIIVPKESKESKKAWSTQADQSVNQKERRTVGKNNQDSSIPEQNWQLCKVEALADYIPCLDNEDAIKKLKTTKHYEHRERHCPQEPPTCLVPLPQGYKTPIEWPKSRDKIWYHNVPHTLLAEVKGHQNWVKVSGEFLTFPGGGTQFIHGALHYLDFVQEAVPEIAWGKRTRTVLDVGCGVASFGGYLFERDVLAMSFAPKDEHEAQVQFALERGIPAISAVMGTQRLPFPSGVFDLVHCARCRVPWHEEGGALLLELNRVLRPGGYFAWSATPVYQTLEEDVEIWKEMSSLTVAMCWELITIKKDKLNSAGVAIYHKSDTNECYEQRKQNKPPMCKQDDDPNAAWYVPFNSCMHRVPSKETERGYRWPVEWPERLQTPPYWLNRSQVGIYGKPAPDDFAADLEHWKRLISKVYMKGLGISWSNVRNAMDMRAVYGGFAAALRDLKMWVVNVVNVNAPDTLPIIYERGLFGIYHDWCESFSTYPRTYDLLHADHLFSQLKKRCKIVAVMAEVDRIVRPGGKLIVRDDSATTKEVENLLKSLHWEIRKTISQNQVGILSAQKTFWRPNATAAPT; this is translated from the exons atgcCAACAACAAGAGCTCGTTTGGGCAGAAGACCATCCTCTTCTTCCTATTCATCAACTATTACTACTATAGTCTTTGTGTCATTATGTGTGTTGGGAGTATGGCTTCTCACCTCCACCTCTGTTGTTCCTCCCAAATCCACCACTCGAACGTCCACGACCGATTCAACCCCTTCTACTACTTCTTCTTTTACATCCACAATTATGAATGCACACAAGACCATTTCTAACACTGTAAAACCAACTCCTGTTTTCAAAGACTCACAAGGAGACCTTCCTGATGATGCCCTTAAAACTGGTGACACTAACCGGCTTCAGGATACTAGCGAAATTGACAAGCTACAGACAGATGTCTCATCAGATATTACGAAGGATTCTGGAGGTGGAGGAGATGCTTTGAATGTGAACGTTGATCAATCATTGCAAGGTAATGAAAATGTAAAACCAAAGGAGGAGAAGAAAAATGTGAATCCAGTTGTGGCAGAGAACGCTCAGGGATTGCATGGAACCGAATCTGTTGACGAGCAAGAGAAGCAGAAACAATTGGAGACACAAACGTCTGAGGAAAGTTCCATCACTCACAAGCAAGAAGCTGAGCAAATAACTGCAGCAACAGGAAAGACAACAACCGGAAAAGAAAAGGCTGAAGAGGACGTTTCTTTAGATTCAGGAAATGATGCCCATGGAGTTGCAACAGATAACACGAAGAACATATTGTCAGATCACGAGCAACAAAAACGACTTGAGCAGCATCAACAACAAGAAGATGACCAAATGCAACAGAAACAGAAACAACCAGAAGAACATACTCAAGGGGTAACGAGTAAAGATCAAATCAAACATGATGAAGCACCTTTAGTAAAAGATATTAAGATTCAAAATGATCACAAGGCTCCTGTAAACTTAACTAATAACACACCTGTTCTGAAGAATGAAAATCACAAGACCGAAATCATTGTACCAAAAGAATCTAAAGAATCAAAGAAGGCCTGGTCGACACAAGCTGATCAGTCAGTGAACCAGAAAGAAAGACGAACAGTAGGTAAAAATAACCAAGACAGCAGCATCCCGGAACAGAATTGGCAGCTATGCAAGGTGGAAGCCCTTGCAGACTACATACCATGTTTAGACAACGAAGATGCAATAAAGAAGCTAAAAACCACAAAACATTATGAACATCGTGAAAGACATTGTCCTCAGGAACCTCCTACCTGTCTCGTCCCCTTGCCTCAGGGATACAAGACACCAATTGAGTGGCCTAAAAGCAGAGATAAG ATATGGTACCATAATGTGCCTCATACATTGTTAGCAGAGGTGAAGGGGCACCAAAACTGGGTGAAGGTTTCTGGTGAATTCCTTACTTTCCCAGGTGGAGGTACTCAGTTTATCCATGGAGCATTGCATTACCTGGATTTTGTACAAGAG GCAGTTCCAGAAATAGCATGGGGAAAGCGCACTAGAACAGTATTAGATGTTGGCTGTGGAGTCGCTAGTTTTGGTGGTTATCTTTTCGAGAGAGATGTTCTTGCAATGTCTTTCGCACCTAAAGATGAACATGAGGCACAAGTTCAATTCGCACTGGAAAGGGGAATACCTGCAATATCTGCTGTGATGGGTACTCAGAGATTGCCATTTCCAAGTGGAGTTTTTGACCTTGTGCATTGTGCACGCTGCAGAGTCCCTTGGCATGAGGAAG GTGGTGCTCTTCTCCTGGAACTGAATCGTGTCCTTCGCCCCGGAGGTTACTTTGCCTGGTCTGCAACTCCCGTCTACCAAACTCTGGAAGAAGATGTCGAGATATGGAAGG AAATGTCTAGCTTGACGGTGGCCATGTGCTGGGAGCTTATCACAATAAAGAAGGATAAACTAAACTCTGCTGGTGTTGCCATATACCACAAATCAGACACAAATGAATGCTACgaacaaagaaaacaaaacaaacctCCAATGTGTAAACAAGACGATGATCCCAATGCTGCCTG GTATGTCCCCTTCAATTCATGTATGCATAGGGTGCCAAGTAAAGAAACGGAAAGAGGATATCGGTGGCCTGTAGAGTGGCCTGAGCGACTGCAGACACCTCCATACTGGCTAAACCGATCACAAGTTGGAATTTATGGAAAACCAGCACCAGATGACTTCGCAGCAGATTTAGAACATTGGAAACGTTTGATAAGCAAGGTGTATATGAAAGGACTAGGAATTAGCTGGTCAAATGTGAGAAATGCCATGGACATGAGAGCAGTATATGGAGG GTTTGCTGCAGCACTTAGAGATCTCAAAATGTGGGTTGTGAATGTGGTGAATGTCAATGCACCAGATACACTTCCCATAATATATGAACGTGGTCTTTTTGGGATTTATCATGATTGGTGTGAATCATTTAGTACATACCCAAGGACGTACGATCTTCTACATGCTGATCATCTTTTCTCCCAGTTGAAGAAGAG GTGCAAAATTGTTGCTGTAATGGCAGAGGTTGACAGAATAGTTAGACCTGGAGGTAAATTGATTGTCCGCGATGACTCTGCTACAACTAAGGAAGTAGAAAACTTACTCAAGTCTCTGCATTGGGAAATCCGGAAGACCATCTCCCAGAACCAAGTTGGAATACTAAGTGCACAGAAGACTTTCTGGCGGCCAAACGCTACTGCTGCACCTACATGA